The DNA sequence CGACCTTCTGGTTCAGCTGTTTTTGAGCATGAACGTCTTGACGTTGTCTCTGAGGGAGGATATATTGAACAGGGAAGGAAAATTGAGGTTATTTATACTTCAGGTTCTCGTATTGTAGTACGTGAAGTAAAAGACTAAGTTTTTTAAATATGAGGAGGTAGTGTTATGCCAGGTACTGGAGATATTATGATTTTAGTTGTACTCGGGTTAATTATTATTGCGTTTGCGGTATTATTTACGTTTGTACCAGTTATGCTTTGGATTTCGGCTTTAGCAGCTGGGGTGAAAATTGGAATTTTTGAATTAGTGGGAATGAGACTCCGTCGAGTTATTCCAGCTCGTGTTGTTAATCCATTAATTAAAGCGGTAAAAGCAGGTTTAGATTTAAATACAAGTAAGCTTGAAGGTCACTATCTTGCTGGTGGTAATGTTGACAGGGTTGTAAATGCCCTCATTGCTGCACAACGTGCGAATATTGACTTATCATTTGAGCGTGCGGCTGCGATTGACCTTGCTGGTCGTGATGTATTAGAAGCAGTACAAATGAGCGTTAACCCAAAAGTTATTGAAACACCATTCATTGCCGGTGTAGCGATGGACGGAATTGAAGTAAAAGCAAAGGCTCGTATTACAGTTCGAGCAAACATCGACCGTTTAGTCGGGGGTGCTGGAGAAGATACGGTTATCGCTCGTGTTGGTGAAGGGATTGTATCAACGATTGGTTCTGCAAGTAATCACAAAAAAGTACTTGAAAATCCAGATATGATTTCACAAACTGTTTTATCAAAAGGACTAGATGCAGGAACAGCATTTGAAATTCTTTCGATTGATATTGCTGACATTGATATCGGTAAAAATATTGGGGCTGAGCTTCAAACTGACCAAGCGGAAGCCGATAAGAAAATTGCTCAAGCGAAAGCCGAAGAGCGTCGTGCAATGGCAGTAGCGAAAGAACAAGAAATGAAAGCTAAAGTTGAAGAAATGCGTGCAAAAGTTGTGGAAGCTGAAGCTGAAGTACCTATGGCATTAGCGGAAGCATTACGAAGCGGTAATATGGGTGTTATGGACTATGTAAATTACCAAAACATAAGTGCTGATACAGATATGAGAGATTCAATCGGGAAAGCAACTGGAGAAAACAAAAAGGATAATAAATAGGAGGAAGCTCCTTAGAGAGGAGAGTTCCAATTGGGTATTGTAGATTTTTTATTTAATAATCCGTTTTTGCTTATTCTCATTGCGATTTGGGTATTTAATAGGTTTAGACGCCAAGCTAGTGCCCAACAGCAACAACAAGGCCAGCCGCAAAAGCAAGCGCAAAGACAAGAGCAGGAAATCGATTGGAAAGAAATTTTCCGACAAGAGGAGTTTCCTGAACAGGAAAAGCCTGCTCCAAGGCCACTACAACCGAGTCCAGCAGAGATTTTGCCAATAGAAGAAGACCGTCGTACGTCTCTTCAAATTGAACGAGATGAATTACGCCAAAAGCAGGAACTTGTTAACAATAACATCTTTACTGGTGGAATAAGTGACGGCATCAAAGTTAACGAAATTGGCAAAAAACCAGGATTAGCGCTTCATTTTAATCAGATCACAAATGAAGAAGCAATGAAAGGTGTAGTTTGGGCAGAGGTGCTTGGAAAGCCAAGAGCAAAACGGTCACATCGTCAGTAATTATAACTGAACAAAAAGAGCTTATCAAAAGTCAAATGACTTTATGATAAGCTCTTTTTTCTTGTAGATAAATAAAGCAAATAATTTTGTCCATAATAGACAGCTTTGCCGTTTTTCTTAATTTTTAGTGATAGCATCGTCTTCTTTCTCATAAAAATGTTAGGAGAGGAGGTCTTGAGACATGAAAAGATTCAAGCAACGCATGAAAAAATGGATAACCGAAGGGATGGACCTTCCAGCTGACGTGCTCATGGACCTACCGCGAATCACGATGATCGGACAATTACATATCTATATTGAAAACCATCGTGGTGTTCTTCAATTTTCAAATGAGGAACTGCGGTTGTTATTATCACAGGGGCAACTTCTAATTAAAGGAGAACAATTTGTTATTAAGACGATTCTTCCTGAAGAATTGTTACTAGAAGGAAAAATCGACCAAGTTATATACATTAATGAATAATTTGAACAAAAGCTTAGGGGGAGGCAAATGAAGAATAACTGGTTACACTATGTGTATGGGTACGTAAGAATGACAATTGAAGGTCAATATGCAGAACGATTTTTAAATCAATGTATTCATAACGATATTGATATTTGGAACATCAAGCGAGTTGGGAAAGAAAAGATGGTGTGCTATCTTGCCCTAGAGGATGTCAGAAAAATCAAGAAAATCGTAAAGATGACTGACTGTAAAGTATCATTTACAAAAAGAATAGGCATTCCCTTCCTTACAAAAAAAATGGCGATACGAGGCGGGTTTACCGCTGGAATCGCCGGCTTTTTGTTTCTTATCTTTCTATTATCGAATATGGTATGGGGAATTTCAATTCAAGGAGCATCACCAAAAGTTGAACATCAACTAAAGCAAATTGTACAAGACATTGGAATAAAACGAGGAAAATTCTTATTTTCATTACCAAGTGTAGAAGATATTCAAAAAGTTGTGACAGATAGTTTAGAAGAAGCAACATGGGTTGGGGTACAATTAAATGGGACGACCTACCATTTTGAAGTCGTTGAGCAAACATTACCTGAAGAAAAAGGATTGATTAGTCCAAGGCATTTAGTATCAAAAAAGAAGGCAGTTATCCATGAAATGTTTGTTGAAAAAGGGCAAGCTATGGTCAAGCCGAATCAGTTTGTGAATAAGGGAGAGTTACTAGTATCTGGATTTATTGGAAAAGAAGGAAAAACAGAGATTGTAGCGGCTCAAGCCGAAGTTTTTGGAGAAATTTGGTACAAGTCTGACGTGTCTGTTCCCCTTAGTACCAAGTATGAGACATTAACTGGAGATTCAAAAACAAAATACTATTTAAGCTTTTTTAACGTTGATATTCCAATATGGGGGTTTAGAAGTCCTCAATATGAACATTATGAGGTTTTTGAAAGGAACT is a window from the Bacillus alkalicellulosilyticus genome containing:
- the floA gene encoding flotillin-like protein FloA (flotillin-like protein involved in membrane lipid rafts); this encodes MPGTGDIMILVVLGLIIIAFAVLFTFVPVMLWISALAAGVKIGIFELVGMRLRRVIPARVVNPLIKAVKAGLDLNTSKLEGHYLAGGNVDRVVNALIAAQRANIDLSFERAAAIDLAGRDVLEAVQMSVNPKVIETPFIAGVAMDGIEVKAKARITVRANIDRLVGGAGEDTVIARVGEGIVSTIGSASNHKKVLENPDMISQTVLSKGLDAGTAFEILSIDIADIDIGKNIGAELQTDQAEADKKIAQAKAEERRAMAVAKEQEMKAKVEEMRAKVVEAEAEVPMALAEALRSGNMGVMDYVNYQNISADTDMRDSIGKATGENKKDNK
- the yqfC gene encoding sporulation protein YqfC, with protein sequence MKRFKQRMKKWITEGMDLPADVLMDLPRITMIGQLHIYIENHRGVLQFSNEELRLLLSQGQLLIKGEQFVIKTILPEELLLEGKIDQVIYINE
- the yqfD gene encoding sporulation protein YqfD → MKNNWLHYVYGYVRMTIEGQYAERFLNQCIHNDIDIWNIKRVGKEKMVCYLALEDVRKIKKIVKMTDCKVSFTKRIGIPFLTKKMAIRGGFTAGIAGFLFLIFLLSNMVWGISIQGASPKVEHQLKQIVQDIGIKRGKFLFSLPSVEDIQKVVTDSLEEATWVGVQLNGTTYHFEVVEQTLPEEKGLISPRHLVSKKKAVIHEMFVEKGQAMVKPNQFVNKGELLVSGFIGKEGKTEIVAAQAEVFGEIWYKSDVSVPLSTKYETLTGDSKTKYYLSFFNVDIPIWGFRSPQYEHYEVFERNYAFRLLNWTLPVQYKSKQALEKQETLREYSEEEAVQVGIEMAKVELNKSLGDDAEIVGEKVLHQAKENGKVILKIHYQVIEEITSEQPIIQGD